The genome window GTGCGCACCATTTTTAAAAGAGCAAGTACGGCAAGGACGACCAGAAACGGAATGGCTATATGTGGATTGTGCGCAAGGCTTAAGGGGTCGGTACCGGCCAGACGAGAAAATATGGCCTCAGTCCGCAGATTCTCTAGAATGAGTTGCCAGTTCATGGCCATCCTTTTATTTATTGTCTAATTTTGTTCATTTTGTTAATGATGTTAAGATGTTAATTTGAATGTTCGATTTTAACAACCCAAGATCTTTAATAAACACATTTATTGTAGGTGTCAATTATATAGCACCTCTACAAGACTTTTATTGCAAGATGACGGGTGGTATTTAACAATGCCCTATAGCCAAATCATCGCTTTGATGCTCGCATTGCTCATTGTGGTGGACGCGCCTGTAGATATAAATCCGTTCATGTCCGCCTGGTCTGTCGCTGCCTTCTGGTTATTGAAGGCCACAGCCTTTGCGTTGCTGGTTTTTCGACTCGCTGGAAACAAAAAGATTGGATCGATCGGTATGTTGCAGGAAAAACTGCAGTGGCTATCGCTTTTTGCACTTGCAATAGACTTTTATGTATTTGATTTAAAAATTTTTATAGCTCATCTCATCGCCTGGCCGACTCCTGGCCTGGTCAATATATGTTCTCTGGGCTTTTATCTAATATATCTCATTATGGCTTGGGCCGCCTGTTGGTTGGGCCTTAAAAAGCGCGGGCTTGCAACCATCTCCATCCAAGACGAAATAGATCTTAGATTGAGATTGGTGCTTCCCGCTATAATTCCCTATCTTGCTGTCACCTTGGCCGGCGACATTATCGGCAGAGTCCAGTGGCCTGGATTCAGCGATTTCATAAATAGCCCTGTCGGTGAGACCACTTCCATTGGGGTCGCTTTCATTGCCATAATCGTTTTTGTTCCCTTGATGATAAAATCTATATGGAGGTGCACCCCCCTTTCAAAAGGATATGTCAGGGACCTGATAGAGGATTTTCTAGCCGATTCAGGGACCAGATATCGCGAAATACTCTTGTGGTCACTCGGAGGGCAAGGTCTGTGTACAGCAGCAGTTTTGGGCGTGGCACCGAGATTCCGCTACATACTTCTGACACCATGTCTGATCCAAAATCTTACGCCTAATGAAATAAAGGCTGTACTTGCCCATGAAACGGCCCATGTCAAAAAGAAACACATCTTGTGGTATTTTATTTTTATTGGCACCTTCGGTCTGATAATATATAATATATTTAATACCCTTTGGATGTGGCTCGTTTCACAGCGATATTTTCTAATGCCTCTTCTTTATCTAGACGATGCCGCCCCAGATATCTTTCCTCTTCTCTCGAGTCTTCCGTTAGGCCTTATGCTGGTCCTTTATTTCAGATTTTTTATAGGATATTTCATGAGGAATTTTGAACGCGAGGCGGATCTCGCAGTATTTGATGTGCAAGGACATCCACAATATCTGATAAATGCACTTGAAAAGGTGGCATCCATCTCGGGCATAAATAAGGAGCAACCGAACTGGCATCATTACGGCATCGCTCAGCGCGTGGATTTTCTCCAGGCTGCAGCACAAAACCCTAAATTAAAGACGGTATTTTTGAAACAACTCAGACAAAAAAAGGCCCTGTTTTTACTTGTTGCCTTATTTTTGGCCGCAGCACCCGATATAAGCAAGGCCATTGCACAGTTGGTTATTCATAATGCAGGTTTTTAAAGCCTTTGAATTGATTCGGCCTTTATTAATTAGATCTAGATAAATAAACGGATTTAAGCAAAATTATGATACATTTTTTAAGATTTCCATGAGGTCAATGGCATTTTGTGGTGCGTAGGCGTTATAATCATTGTTAAAATATATAAATACCTTTATTTGTTGATTCAGGTAACTTCTAATCCTTGCGGCATCTGTTTCAAGTTTGCTTTTCGAATAAGAGGTGGCATAGGTACCGTTTTCGCCATGACGTCTCATATAGACAAAATCGGAGGTAACGGGCAATCTGTCCAAAAAAAGGGGCCAATCGGCCATGGTAAGAGAGACGTTATATCGCCTGCATAGATCTAATATCTCTTCGCATATCCAACTTTCATGACGGAATTCAAAGGTATTTCTTGCTGGATAATCCTTCAGTAGATCCAAAAAGCTGCTGAATCGTTCAATATCCAGTTTAAATCTAGGGGGAAATTGCCAAAGCACGACAAGAAGCTTTTCTTTCAACAAAAGGACCCTGGAAAAAAATAGTTCCAACGGCGCTTCGACATCGTTAAGTCTCTTGATATGGGTAATAAATCTGCTTCCTTTCACAGAAAAGCCAAAATCATCAGGGGTGCTGGAATGCCAATGCTCAAAGGTCGTTAAAAGAGGCAATCTGTAGAAAGTGACGTTCAATTCGACGGTGTTGAAAATGCTAGAGTAGTAATCAAGCCATTCCTTTTGTGGGGTATCTTTAGGATAGAATCTGCACCTCCAATCCCGATAATTAAAACCGCTACATCCGACTCTCAAGAAAGCCATGGCCGCTGACCTCAATTTTTAAATTATAAGGAAACAGATGTCTGCGACGGACGCAATATGGCCTCATTGACATCCCTTATTATGCAACCCATTTTAAGAACATGGGCGCAATGGTGGAGATAGACGGAAGCCGCGGGGAAGGCGGCGGCCAGATATTGAGGACATCCCTGGGCCTTTCATGCCTTTTCGCAAAACCATTCCATATGGTAAACATCAGAAAAAATCGCAGGAGACCAGGGCTCATGCCCCAACATCTAGCCTCTGTCAAGGCGGCACAGGCCGTGGCAAACGCATGGGTCGAGGGCGCCGATATTGGTTCCGTTGAACTTAAATTTCGTCCAGACAGTATCGGGTCAGGTCATTTTTTCTTCGATGTAGGGACAGCAGGTTCTACCTCTCTGGTCTTGCAGACGATCTTACCTGCCTTAGTATTGCATACGGATGCCATAAGCACGGTAACTATTGCAGGCGGCACTCATGTACCATCGAGTCCATGTTTTCACTATCTGGCCATGGTCTTTGCTCCATTACTCAAGACAATGGGTGCGGCTATCGAATCGGATATAGAGGCCTATGGCTTTTATCCCCGCGGCTGCGGGAAAATCACCTGTCGGATCCATGGCACAGAGGATATAAGGCCACTGGATCTCATGACATCGTCCGGCTTAGAGGCTGTCTCTATTCTGTCTGGAGTCTGCAATCTTCCAGTGAGCATAGCGCAA of Dissulfurimicrobium hydrothermale contains these proteins:
- a CDS encoding DUF72 domain-containing protein, producing MAFLRVGCSGFNYRDWRCRFYPKDTPQKEWLDYYSSIFNTVELNVTFYRLPLLTTFEHWHSSTPDDFGFSVKGSRFITHIKRLNDVEAPLELFFSRVLLLKEKLLVVLWQFPPRFKLDIERFSSFLDLLKDYPARNTFEFRHESWICEEILDLCRRYNVSLTMADWPLFLDRLPVTSDFVYMRRHGENGTYATSYSKSKLETDAARIRSYLNQQIKVFIYFNNDYNAYAPQNAIDLMEILKNVS
- the rtcA gene encoding RNA 3'-terminal phosphate cyclase encodes the protein MVEIDGSRGEGGGQILRTSLGLSCLFAKPFHMVNIRKNRRRPGLMPQHLASVKAAQAVANAWVEGADIGSVELKFRPDSIGSGHFFFDVGTAGSTSLVLQTILPALVLHTDAISTVTIAGGTHVPSSPCFHYLAMVFAPLLKTMGAAIESDIEAYGFYPRGCGKITCRIHGTEDIRPLDLMTSSGLEAVSILSGVCNLPVSIAQRQARAAEREIEALVDEIGIVPIELIDARRHGPGKGTFLFLNSRRGGVAAGFTAFGAPGKKAEDVGREAARAFLKYFAANAALDPYITDQIVLYAAICKKRSVFTTSEITSHMLTNLWVIEQFIPIRYQVDGDIG
- a CDS encoding M48 family metallopeptidase, translating into MPYSQIIALMLALLIVVDAPVDINPFMSAWSVAAFWLLKATAFALLVFRLAGNKKIGSIGMLQEKLQWLSLFALAIDFYVFDLKIFIAHLIAWPTPGLVNICSLGFYLIYLIMAWAACWLGLKKRGLATISIQDEIDLRLRLVLPAIIPYLAVTLAGDIIGRVQWPGFSDFINSPVGETTSIGVAFIAIIVFVPLMIKSIWRCTPLSKGYVRDLIEDFLADSGTRYREILLWSLGGQGLCTAAVLGVAPRFRYILLTPCLIQNLTPNEIKAVLAHETAHVKKKHILWYFIFIGTFGLIIYNIFNTLWMWLVSQRYFLMPLLYLDDAAPDIFPLLSSLPLGLMLVLYFRFFIGYFMRNFEREADLAVFDVQGHPQYLINALEKVASISGINKEQPNWHHYGIAQRVDFLQAAAQNPKLKTVFLKQLRQKKALFLLVALFLAAAPDISKAIAQLVIHNAGF